In Truepera sp., the sequence AGGGCCAACCCGGGCGATGTACCCTCGCCGTTCACAGACGAATAGCGCACAGACGAACGACGCGCCATTCTCACCTTCAACACTCACCGCCCCCTCGATTCAGCGAGCCAGAAGTCGAGAAGCCGGTATCCTCACCCCATGACCCACCCGTGGCTGGACGCTTGGCGCTCGGCAGGCATGGAGCCTCAGCTCCTACCGTGTGGCGCCGGCCACCTCCTCACCTCCATGCGAGGAGCAAGGGCAATACCGCTCGACGAGGACGGCCGCCCGCTCCTATGGGTCTCGCCGGCGCTGCAGCCGACGCCGGCCGGGGCTCCCGGCGCAGGCGGGGCACTCACCGAGCGGGACTGGAACACGGGCGGCGAACGGCTGTGGCTGGCGCCCGAGATCCGGTTCATGATCCACGATAGGCGCGACTTCGACGGCAGTTACGAGCTGCAGCCGGCGATGGACCCTGGCGCCTGGGCCGCCGACCGGAGCGAGCCGGGCTGTTTCAGGCAGACGCTGGAGCTGGTCGCGCGCGACAGCAACGAAAGGCTGCAGCTGGACGTGGTTCAGCGCCTAGCCCCTGCCGCCGATCCCCTGCGGCGGGTGGGTCCAAGTGCCGCCGACCCCCTGCGACGGGGAGCTCCAAGTGCCGCCGATCCGCTGCGGCCACGCGCCCCAAGGCCCGTAGTCCGTCACCTGGGTTGGACGCGGGAGGTCCGGCTGCAGCGCACGGCCTCCGACGGCGGCACGGTGCCGTGCCAGGCTTGGGTCATAGCGCAGGTGCCGGCGGGCGGCGTCGCCTGGGTGCCGGGCAGCGCGGGAGCGCGGTTGACGGACTACTTCGAGCCCATCGACGACGCTCACCGTAAACGGGGTGCAGAGCACCTGTACCTCAAGGTCGACGGGCGGCAGCGCTACAAGGTGGGCGTGCGCAGCGGTGAGCACCGCGGCCAGTTGCTCTACTGGCGTGAGGCGGATGGGCACGAGCTGGGGGAAGACCGAGCCTACCTCTACTTGCGCCGCTTCCTCGACCTGCCCTCCAGCCGTTACCTGGAACAGCCGCCGGCCCTGGCCGATCATGAAGGGGACAGCGCCTACGTCTACAACGACGATGGCCGGCACGGCGATTTCGGTGAGCTGGAGGTCCTCGGTCGGGCGCTCGAGCCTCACCAGCCCACGGTCGCCGACTTGTTCGAGATGCACGTCTGGTGGGGGCCGAGGAACGAAGTGGCCGAGGTCGCAAGGGCCTGGCTGGGCGCCGACTGGTACCCCACCCAGGCGTAATTTCTCCTTAAGGCCCGCAGTCTGAGCCGATACGGCTGTGATAAGCTTCACAACGAAGCATTAGGAGGTCGTATGCGAAAGGCACTCGTCCTATTGGCGACGCTTGTACTCTCGGCAGCGTTCGCGCAGAACTCCGTCGAGATCTTCTCGTGGTGGGCCGGCGATGAAGGTCCGGCCTTGGAAGCACTGATCAAGCAGTACGAAACGGACCACCCGGGCGTCGAGGTCATCAACGCCACCGTTACCGGCGGCTCCGGCGTGAACGCCCGCGCGGTCCTCAAGACCCGGATGCTGGGGGGCGACCCGCCCGACTCCTTCCAGGTCCATGCCGGCCAGGAACTGATCGGCACGTGGGTCGTCGCCGATCGCATGGAGGACCTCACGAGCCTCTTCAAGGAGCAGGGGTGGCTGACGGCCTTCCCGCAAGGGCTCCTCGACCTCATCTCCACGGATAAGGGCATCTGGAGCGTCCCCGTCAACATCCACCGCTCGAACGTGCTGTGGTACGTGCCGGCCAACCTCGAGAAGTGGGGCGTCACGGTTCCAGCCGACTGGAACGAGTTCGTGACCACCACGTGCCCGGCCCTACGCACGGCCGGCGTCACCCCGCTCGTGATTGGCGAGAACTGGACCGTCCAGCACCTGTGGGAGTCCGTTGCGGTCGCCGAGATGGGTCCGGACGGCTGGCGCGGCCTGTGGGACGGCTCGGTCGCCTTCGATAGTCCCGAGGCCCAAGCGGTCTGGGAGACCTTCGACAAGGTCCTCGCTTGCACCAACGCCGACTTCACCGGCCTCTCCTGGCAGCAGGCCACGGACCGCGTGGCTAACGGCCAGGCGGCCTTCAACGTGATGGGCGACTGGGCGGCCGGCTACATGGCCACCACGCTCGGCCTCGAGCCCGGCACGGGCTTCGCCTGGGCCGCCTCGCCCGGCACCGACGGGGTGTTCATACTGCTCGCAGACTCCTTCGGCCTGCCGAAGGGCGCCCCCGACCGCGACAACGCCTTGGCCTGGCTCGAGCTGGTCGGCTCGAAGAAGGGGCAAGACATCTTCAACCCCCTCAAGGGCTCCATCTCGCCGCGCCTCGATAGCGACCTCTCGAAGTACAACGCCTACGGCAAGTCTGCGGCCGCCGACTACCAGAGCGACACCCAGGTGGGCTCGCTCGTGCACGGCGCCGTTGCCAACGAGACGTTCATGAGCGATTTCGCGACCGTCATGGAGACGTTCCTGAGCAACCGTGACGCGGCCGAGGCCGCCAGCCTCGCCGCCGAGCTTGCGGGGCGTGCTCACATCGGTAACTAGCCCGGTCCTGACGGGCTGAACTGATTGGTAGGGGTGGCGCGTCCTTAGGTGCGAGCCACCCCTTCCGGTAGGGTCCAAGTACCGGTAGGGTCCAAGTACCGGTAGGGTCCGAGTACCGCGAGGGTCCGAGTACCGCGAGGGTTCGAGTACCGCTAGGGTCCAAGTTCCACGAGGGTCCAACTTCCGCACCATTGCCCGCGCCACAGCGCGCGCCATGCAGAAACGAGGGGTAGGACGTGAAGCTCCACGGCGACCGCGTGACGGCTTTCCTGATGCTCTTGCCCTCGCTCATCTTGTTGGCGATCTTCGTTTACGGCTTCATCGGGCGCACCGCCTACGTGTCGACCACCGACTGGGGCAGCAACCCGGCGCAGGCGCTCGCCCTCGAGCCGCAACTCGAGCCCGTCGGCGCGGCCAACTACGTGGGGCTCTTCACCTCGCGCTTCAACGCGCGGTTCCGCCAGGACCTCGTCAACACCTTCTTTTTCACGCTGTTCTTCCTCGTCGGCTGCCTCGGCCTCGGCCTCGGCCTCGCCATCCTGCTCGACCAGCGGGTGCGCGGGGAGGCCGTGTTCCGCACCATCTTCCTATTTCCATTCGCCCTGGCGTTCATCGTCACGGGCACCATCTGGCGCTGGATGCTCCAGCCGCAGGGCGGCCTGAACGTCCTGCCGACGCTCGTCGGGCTGCCTAAGCTCGAGCTGCCGTGGCTCACCACCAGGCAACAGGTGTGGCGCTTCGACTGGCGGCACCTCCCCGCCTACCTCGCCGTGATCGTCGCGCTGGTGTTGCTGATCTTCGCCTGGCGGGCGTGGCGCAACCAGCGCCGCGGGCGCGGGGCGACCCTCGGCGTGGTGGCGCTGGCGCTCGGCGTCTGGGGCGGCTTCGGGGCCCCCGGCCTCACGTTCCTGCCTTACAGCGAGCTGCATGGCTTCAACGTCGCGTTCATAGGCATCGTGTTGGCGGCGGTGTGGCAGATGTCCGGTTACACGATGGCGCTCTACTTGGCGGGCCTGCGCGGCGTGCCCGAGGAGCTGCGCGAGGCGGCGCGGAGCGACGGCGCCAGCGAGTGGCAGCTCTACCGCCACGTCATCCTCCCGCTGCTAGGGCCCATCACGCTGTCGGCAATGATCATCCTGGGCCACATCAGCCTCAAGATCTTCGACCTCATCTGGGCCATGGCGGGTTCCGACAACGCCGTCACCGACGTGCCCGCGCTGCTCATGTACCTCCGCACCTTCCGCGGCAACCAGTTCGCCGAGGGCGCGGCCATCGCCATGGTGCTGCTGGTCATGGTGGCGGCCGTCATCGTGCCGTACCTGTGGACGAGCCTGCGGAGCGAGGTGCGGCGATGAGCCTCACCACGCTGCCCCGGATCCAGAAGCGCCGCAGCCCCTGGCGGCCCGTCGTCTACCTCCTCCTCGTGTTGGCGACCATCTTCTACCTCCTGCCCATCTACCTCGTGCTGGTGACGGCCCTCAAGGAGGCTACCGACATCCAACTCGCGACCACCTGGAACCTGCCCAACCCCTGGAGCTGGGGCAGCTTCGTCACCGCCTGGCAGGCGTTCGCCCCGAAGCTGCGGAACTCGCTGGTGCTGGCCGTCTTCGCGACGGTCGGCTCCGCCATGCTGGGCTCCTTGAACGGCTACGTGCTCTCTAAGTGGCGCTTCCCCGGCGCCGGCATCGTCTTCCCTCTCATGCTCTTCGGCATGTTCATCCCCTACCAGGCGATCCTCATCCCGCTCTTCCAGTTCCTCAAGAGCGTGGGGCTCTACGGGAGCATCTGGGGCCTCATCCTCACCCATATCGTCTACGGCCTGCCGATCACGACCCTCATCTTCCGCAACTTCTACGCCGAGATCCCCGACGAGATGCTCGAGGCCGCCAAGATCGACGGGTCGGGCTTCTTCGGCATCTACGCCCGCATCATGTTCCCGCTGTCGGTGTCGGGCTTCGTGGTGGTGATCATCTGGCAGTTCACCCAGATCTGGAACGAGTTCCTGTTCGCCGTCACGCTCACGAACCAGGCGTCGCAGCCGATCACCGTGGCGCTCGCGCAGCTTGCGGGGGGCGAGGCGGTGAAGTGGAACCTGCCCATGGCCGGGGCGATCCTGGCGGCCCTACCGACCCTCCTCATCTACATCGTGCTGGGCCGCTACTTCATCCGCGGGCTCCTGGCGGGCTCGGTGAAGGGATGAGGGCGCTTGGCTGACCCGACGCTCGAGCCGGCGAGGTTCGACCTCGAGAAACATCCGCACCGCCGCTACAACGCGCTCTCGGGTGACTGGGTGCTCGTCTCGCCGCACCGCACAGAGCGGCCCTGGCAGGGCAAGGTAGCCGCGGCCGGCGAGCGGCGCCCCGAGTACGACCCGACCTGTTACCTCTGCCCGGGCAACGAGCGGGCGGGGGGCGTGAGGAACCCACAGTACACCGAGACGTTCGTCTTCGAGAACGACTTCGCGGCCCTGCTGCCGGACACGCCCGCCGCCCGCGCTGACGGGCTCCTCCGGTTCGAGTCGGTGCGGGGCGAGTGCCGCGTCCTGTGCTTCTCGCCGCGCCACGACCTCACGCTCGCCCTCATGAACCCGTCCCAGCTACGCACCGTCGTCGACCTCTGGGTGGCGCAGCAGCGCGAGCTGCAGGAGCGCTGGCGCTGGGTGCAGATCTTCGAGAGCAAGGGCGAGATCGTGGGGGCAAGCAACCCACACCCGCACGGGCAGATCTGGGCGAGTGACTTCCTACCGGTGGAGGTGGCCAAGGAGGACGACCGGCAACGGCGCTACTTCGAGGCGCACGGCTCGCCGCTGCTCATCGACTACGCGCGGCTCGAGGCCGAGCGCGGCGAGCGGGTGGTGACCCAGAACGAGCACTGGTTGGTCGTCGTTCCCTTCTGGGCCTACTGGCCCTTCGAGGCGTTGGTGCTGCCGCGCAGGGCGGTGGCGCGCCTCACCGACCTCTCCGACGAGGAGCGGGACGCCCTCGCGAGCGTCCTGAAGATCATGTTCGTCAAGTTCGACAACCTTTTCGAGACGTCGTTCCCCTACTGCTCCGGCTGGCACGGCGCGCCGTCGGGTACGGGTGGGGCGCACTGGCAGCTCCACGCTCACTACTACCCGCCCCTGTTGCGAAGCGCCAGCGTCCAGAAGTTCGTCGCGTCTTACGAGTGGCTGGCGGAGGCGCAGCGCGACCTCACCCCCGAGGGTGCCGCGGCCAGGCTCCGCGAGCAATCGGGGCGGCACTACCTCGAGGCGCCGGCGGGCCGATGAGCGACTTAGCGGGCGTCTTAGGCGCCTTCCGCGAACGGTTCGGCGGCGAGCCCGAGGTGGTGGTGCGGGCGCCCGGGCGCGTCAACCTCATCGGCGAGCACACCGACTACAACGACGGCTTCGTGTTGCCCATGGCTATCGACCGCACGATGTGGGTCGCGCTGCGGCCCCGTTCCGATCGCAGCGTGCGGGTCCATGCCCTCGACTTCGGCGCGTCGGGAACCTTCGAGCTGGATGGCCTGGAGCGGGGAGAGGGCTGGCTCGAGTACGTGAAGGGCGTCGCCTGGGCGCTGCAGGAGGCGGGTTACTCGCTGGCGGGCTGGGAAGGCGTCCTCGGCGGCAACGTTCCGCTCGGCTCCGGCCTCTCGAGCTCGGCGGCCGTGGAGCTCGCCACGCTGAGGGCCTTCCACGAGGTGTCGGGCTTCCCCTGGGACGAGGAGGAGATGGCGCGCCTCGGCCAGCGTGCCGAGAACGGCTGGGTCGGGGCCAACACCGGCATCATGGACCAACTGATCTCGGCGGCGGGCCGCGAGGGGTACGCCCTGCTCATAGACTGCCGGACGCTCGCGACCGAGCCGGTCACGCTGCCGCCGAACACGGCCGTGGTGGTCATGGACACGGCCACCCGCCACTCTCACACCGACTCCGGCTACAACGAGCGGCGGGCGAGGCGGCGGCGAGCCACTACCGGGTGCCGGCGTTGTGCGACCTCACCCTCGAGCGGCTCGAAGCCGGGGCCGCCGGCCTCCCCGAGCCGGTCTACCGGCGTGCCCGGCACGTGGTGACGGAGAACGCCCGCACGCTCGAGGCCGCCGAGGCGTTGCGCGAAGGCGACGCGACGACGATGGGGCGGCTCATGAACGAGAGCCACGACAGCCTCAGGGACGACTTCGACGTGACCACGGACGCCCTCAACAAGATGGTCGAGTGCGCTCGAGACCAAGACGCGTGCTACGGCGCGCGCATGACGGGCGGAGGCTTCGGCGGCTCGGCTGTGGCCCTGGTGGAGGAGGCGGGCGCCGCGGCCTTCATGGAGGCGGTGGCCGCGTGCTACGAGGCGGACACGGGGTTGAGTCCGGCACTGTACTTGTGCCATGCCGCCGCTGGGGCCAGCACGTTGACGCCGTAACCGGCCGCCCGCGGCCGGGGCGGCAAGCCTAGAAGTTGATCGAGATGCAACTCAAGTTGCGCAGGGCATCGGTTCCACCCGTCACGTCAAAGTTGTAGGTCAGTTGGTTCCCAGCCACGCCCATGGCCCGAACCTCGAGCCTTGCGCCATCCACGAGGCCGGCCAGGAAGTGCCCGAGCGCATCGCCGCTGAAGAAGACTGCATCTTTACTGACTGCAACGCTCAGCAGTTCCGTAACGGCTGCCTCGGAATCGAACTGCCACGTCGTCGCCGCGTACCAGAAGGTGGCGCTATCAGGCTCTTTTTGCTCGGTCCTCGATATGTGTAGTTCGGCAGTGGTGACGTACATCTCCAGCCAGTCGCCTCCGTCACACCTGACGACGACGTTGCCGTCTTCGGAGTTCTCGGACCTCAGCAGGACGTAACTCGTGTCCTTGTCGCGGGCGTCGTCATGCCTTTCGACGAAGTTCCATCCGCCGGCGAACCCTACCGACAGCACCGCAAGCGCGAATATCGCAACGACCACCTGTTTCATTTCGTGCTGCCTCTCCGGGGCTCGGAGCCACCGATATAGGTGCTCGTCATCGCCTGCCCTCCCAAACGGTCTTTCCCGTAGCCGATGCCCCCGCACGCAAGATGGGCGGCGTCCCAACCTAGGAACGTCAACAATCCTGTGGATCTCATGCATCGAGGTTACGGAAAGCCGCTTAATTTCCCCTTAAGCGGGGGCCTTCGAGGGAGGCCGGGGTTCGAGCGTTGCGCCCCTTATAGTGCCGCCATGCCCGCAGACCCCCTCGTGATCCCCGAGCCCGTTGCTCGCCGCTTCATCCTCGGCCGCCAGGGCTTGTGGCCGGGGCGCCGTTGGGCTGGTCGCAGCGGCACGGAGCAGGCGATGCGCGCCGTCGAGCACCTGCAGCTCGACCCGCTGAACATCACGGCGCGCAGCCAGGACCTGATGCTGCACGCCCGCGTGGCCGATTACGCGCCGGAGAGTTGGCAGCAGCCGACCTACGACGAGCGCAAGTTCTTCGATTGGGGTGGTTGGCTGGCCGTGCGTCCCATGGAGGAGCTGCCTTACTTCCGTCACTACATGGTGGAGGCCGCACAGGAGCCGCAACATACCGACTGGGCCAAGGCGCACGCCGCCCTGCTGGCAGAGATGCGGGCCGTGGTGCGCGAGGAGGGCCCAGTGAGCAACCGCGACTTCGCCATGGCCTCGCGCAACCGCGTGAACAGCTACCGCGGCCGCAAGGACAGCGCGCTGGCGCTCTACCACCTGTGGCGCACGGGCGAGGTGATGATCCACGGCCGCGAGCGCTTCGAGCGCAGTTACGACCTGACCGAGCGCATCGCACCGGCCGAGCTCATCTGCGAGGCGCCGGCGCACGAGGCCGAGCGGTTCATGATGCTCAAGCGCGTGGCTTTCGAGGGTCTGCACGACCGGGGCGGCAGCGCCTTCCCCATTCCCGGCGCCTACCGCGTGGGGGAGGTCCGCGAACTCCTCGACGAACTGACCCATGACGGGCTACTCGTTGCCGTTCAAGTGGAGGGCCGGCGCGGCAAGCAGCACCTGCTGGCAACCGACTTGCCTCTGCTCGAGGCTTTACTTTCAGGGCGAGTACCCGAGGCCTGGCAGCCGGTGGGCCTCACCACTAGCGACGCCGTGACTTTCCTCGCCCCGCTCGACCCGGTGTCGGCGCGCGGCCGAGCCGCCAAGGTCTTCGGTTTCGATTACGTGTGGGAGGTTTACAAGCCCGTCGACAAGCGCAAGTGGGGC encodes:
- a CDS encoding crosslink repair DNA glycosylase YcaQ family protein, with translation MPADPLVIPEPVARRFILGRQGLWPGRRWAGRSGTEQAMRAVEHLQLDPLNITARSQDLMLHARVADYAPESWQQPTYDERKFFDWGGWLAVRPMEELPYFRHYMVEAAQEPQHTDWAKAHAALLAEMRAVVREEGPVSNRDFAMASRNRVNSYRGRKDSALALYHLWRTGEVMIHGRERFERSYDLTERIAPAELICEAPAHEAERFMMLKRVAFEGLHDRGGSAFPIPGAYRVGEVRELLDELTHDGLLVAVQVEGRRGKQHLLATDLPLLEALLSGRVPEAWQPVGLTTSDAVTFLAPLDPVSARGRAAKVFGFDYVWEVYKPVDKRKWGYYVLPILWGDALVARADLKLDRSTNTLQVLGFWLEEPATGKDAAFATALGRGFANLRRFLAAERLDVSAIRPVALRKEVRKVAASSGE
- a CDS encoding carbohydrate ABC transporter permease, which produces MSLTTLPRIQKRRSPWRPVVYLLLVLATIFYLLPIYLVLVTALKEATDIQLATTWNLPNPWSWGSFVTAWQAFAPKLRNSLVLAVFATVGSAMLGSLNGYVLSKWRFPGAGIVFPLMLFGMFIPYQAILIPLFQFLKSVGLYGSIWGLILTHIVYGLPITTLIFRNFYAEIPDEMLEAAKIDGSGFFGIYARIMFPLSVSGFVVVIIWQFTQIWNEFLFAVTLTNQASQPITVALAQLAGGEAVKWNLPMAGAILAALPTLLIYIVLGRYFIRGLLAGSVKG
- a CDS encoding galactokinase family protein, yielding MSDLAGVLGAFRERFGGEPEVVVRAPGRVNLIGEHTDYNDGFVLPMAIDRTMWVALRPRSDRSVRVHALDFGASGTFELDGLERGEGWLEYVKGVAWALQEAGYSLAGWEGVLGGNVPLGSGLSSSAAVELATLRAFHEVSGFPWDEEEMARLGQRAENGWVGANTGIMDQLISAAGREGYALLIDCRTLATEPVTLPPNTAVVVMDTATRHSHTDSGYNERRARRRRATTGCRRCATSPSSGSKPGPPASPSRSTGVPGTW
- a CDS encoding UDP-glucose--hexose-1-phosphate uridylyltransferase codes for the protein MADPTLEPARFDLEKHPHRRYNALSGDWVLVSPHRTERPWQGKVAAAGERRPEYDPTCYLCPGNERAGGVRNPQYTETFVFENDFAALLPDTPAARADGLLRFESVRGECRVLCFSPRHDLTLALMNPSQLRTVVDLWVAQQRELQERWRWVQIFESKGEIVGASNPHPHGQIWASDFLPVEVAKEDDRQRRYFEAHGSPLLIDYARLEAERGERVVTQNEHWLVVVPFWAYWPFEALVLPRRAVARLTDLSDEERDALASVLKIMFVKFDNLFETSFPYCSGWHGAPSGTGGAHWQLHAHYYPPLLRSASVQKFVASYEWLAEAQRDLTPEGAAARLREQSGRHYLEAPAGR
- a CDS encoding ABC transporter substrate-binding protein, giving the protein MRKALVLLATLVLSAAFAQNSVEIFSWWAGDEGPALEALIKQYETDHPGVEVINATVTGGSGVNARAVLKTRMLGGDPPDSFQVHAGQELIGTWVVADRMEDLTSLFKEQGWLTAFPQGLLDLISTDKGIWSVPVNIHRSNVLWYVPANLEKWGVTVPADWNEFVTTTCPALRTAGVTPLVIGENWTVQHLWESVAVAEMGPDGWRGLWDGSVAFDSPEAQAVWETFDKVLACTNADFTGLSWQQATDRVANGQAAFNVMGDWAAGYMATTLGLEPGTGFAWAASPGTDGVFILLADSFGLPKGAPDRDNALAWLELVGSKKGQDIFNPLKGSISPRLDSDLSKYNAYGKSAAADYQSDTQVGSLVHGAVANETFMSDFATVMETFLSNRDAAEAASLAAELAGRAHIGN
- a CDS encoding sugar ABC transporter permease; translation: MKLHGDRVTAFLMLLPSLILLAIFVYGFIGRTAYVSTTDWGSNPAQALALEPQLEPVGAANYVGLFTSRFNARFRQDLVNTFFFTLFFLVGCLGLGLGLAILLDQRVRGEAVFRTIFLFPFALAFIVTGTIWRWMLQPQGGLNVLPTLVGLPKLELPWLTTRQQVWRFDWRHLPAYLAVIVALVLLIFAWRAWRNQRRGRGATLGVVALALGVWGGFGAPGLTFLPYSELHGFNVAFIGIVLAAVWQMSGYTMALYLAGLRGVPEELREAARSDGASEWQLYRHVILPLLGPITLSAMIILGHISLKIFDLIWAMAGSDNAVTDVPALLMYLRTFRGNQFAEGAAIAMVLLVMVAAVIVPYLWTSLRSEVRR